GCCTCGCCTGCGGCGCGGCCGCCGGTATAGCGGCGACCTTCAACGCCCCCATCGCCGGTTCCCTGTTCGCCCTGGAGATCATCCTCATGAATATCGAGGTCTCCTACATCAGCCACATCGTGATCGCCGCCATCACCGGCTCGGTGCTCTCCCGGATCTTCTGGGGCGACTTTCCGGCCTTCCGCGTCGTGCCGTTTGAACTCGGCAGCTATTCGGAATTGCTCGGTTATCTCGTGCTGGGGATCCTCGCCGGTCTGGTGTCCATCGTCTTTGTGCGCAGCATTTTCGCCACGGAAAACATCTTCCAACGCTTGCGCCTGCCCCAATGGCTCTCCCCGGCCATCGGCGGGCTGCTTTTGGGCTGTCTGGCCCTGAGCCTGCCCCAGGTCATGGGCGTGGGCTATGAGACGGTCAACGACGCCCTGGCCAACTCACTGCCGCTGCAAATGGCACTGGTCCTTCTGGCCGCCAAACTGGCGGCCACCGCCATCTGCATCGGCTCGGGCATGAGCGGCGGCATCTTCGCCCCCTCGCTTTTTCTGGGGGCGGCGCTGGGCACCGTAGTCGGGCTTGGGGCCACTGTGGTCTGGCCGGCCCATGATCTCCACCCGGCCTTCTTTGCCCTGGCCGGCATGGGTGCGGTGGTTTCGGGAACGACACTGGCCCCGATCACCGCGATTGTGACCATTTTCGAACTCACCCTGCACTATCAGATCATTTTGCCGCTGATGGTCGCCTGCATAAGCGCGACGCTGGTGGTCCGCTTGTTGTTCGGGGTCTCCGTCTACGAACTCAAGCTTTTGCGCAACGGCATGGACATTGTCCGCGGCCACGACGTCGGCATTCTGCGCAATCTCTGCGTCTGCGACGTCATGCGCCGCAGTGTGCCCCGGCTGCCCATCACCGCGACCCTGGGAGCGATCGTGGCGGCCACGGAGCAAACCGCCTTTCCCCACTTCGTGGTCGAACAGGAGCAGAACAAACTCGCCGGTGTGCTCTCCCTGCGGGACCTGCGCAAGGCCCTGCTCCAATTCGAGGCCAACAAGGACCACCTGAGCGCGGGGGACCTGATGAGCCGGAATGTGATCACCGTCGAGCGCAACGACAGCGTCGAGAAAGCCCTGCACCTTTTTGAGGAATACCACTACTCCATGTTTCCGGTCGTGGACCAGGACAACACCGTTGTCGGCATTCTGACCAAGGACGATGTCCTCAAAGCTTACGACCAGAAAGTGCTCAAGGACCGCGTCCTGTCGACCCAGACCGGTCACGGCGAATCCGCCTAGACAAAGACCGTGCCAGGTACTTGCCCATCACATCGTGGGGCACGGCGTGCTCTCGGCAAAAGCGCACAAAACGACGTAGAGAATATTTCTCACAAACAAGAAGCGTGGAATGACGCGGTGCTCGCTGTTTGAACGTATTGCAGCTTTGCGGCCAGTGGGAGATTGGTAAAGGCCAGCTAGGAGGAGAACCCCGGCGGCAACTGCCCGCTGTCGGGCGCTGAATGAGGATCGGAGGAAAGAGCGCGGTCTTTGTCATGAGTGCGGCTGATGTCCAGCCCGAGTTGGCGGCCGCGCTGGCGAAAACTGCCGCTGTCCAAGCGCAGGGCCCCCATCGGGGTGACCTGAATGGCCGCCTGCCCCTGCACCGGGCAAGCGTGTTCACAGGCGCCGCAACCGGTACAACGGTCTTCCAGGACATAGGGCACGGCCACCTTCTGCCCCGGTTCCCGGCGCAGATCGATGGCCCCGAAGGGACAGGCCTCGTCACAGACAAGACAGGAGCGGTCCCACTCCCAGGCCAGACATTTGGAGGGCAGCAGACGCGCCGTGCCCATTTTGGCCCAGAGCTTCTCCGTAAGCGGCAGGGACCGGATGGCTCCGGTGGGACAGACCTCGCCGCAGGCTGTGCAGCGCGCTTCGCACGGCCCTCGCCTGGCCACGGCTAATGGGGCGAAGGCCCCCAGT
The sequence above is drawn from the Desulfohalobium retbaense DSM 5692 genome and encodes:
- a CDS encoding chloride channel protein; this encodes MRFLSFLHSLWTRWRPPFSGAQPLDISLLGFAVAIGFLAAVGALLFRSCIEGFQFLLWPGGASLVEQVQAAPWWMVLLVPTLAGLVVGPVIAFFVPEARGPGVPEVILSVTTRQSTIRHRVTFLKGLITSLLLAAGASVGREGPIVQIGSSVGSSLAQFFGLRPELRRLCLACGAAAGIAATFNAPIAGSLFALEIILMNIEVSYISHIVIAAITGSVLSRIFWGDFPAFRVVPFELGSYSELLGYLVLGILAGLVSIVFVRSIFATENIFQRLRLPQWLSPAIGGLLLGCLALSLPQVMGVGYETVNDALANSLPLQMALVLLAAKLAATAICIGSGMSGGIFAPSLFLGAALGTVVGLGATVVWPAHDLHPAFFALAGMGAVVSGTTLAPITAIVTIFELTLHYQIILPLMVACISATLVVRLLFGVSVYELKLLRNGMDIVRGHDVGILRNLCVCDVMRRSVPRLPITATLGAIVAATEQTAFPHFVVEQEQNKLAGVLSLRDLRKALLQFEANKDHLSAGDLMSRNVITVERNDSVEKALHLFEEYHYSMFPVVDQDNTVVGILTKDDVLKAYDQKVLKDRVLSTQTGHGESA